A region of the Geomonas subterranea genome:
GAGAGCACGTCGATCAGGTACTTGGCGTTGAAGCGGGCCGAGATGCCGTTGCCATCGTAATCGATCTCGATCTCCTCGCGTGCCTCGCCCAGTTCAGGGTTGGAGGAGGAGATGATCACCAGCTCCGGATTGACGTCGATCTTGACCCCCTTGAACTTCTCGGAGGAGAGGATGGACATCCTTTTCAGCGAGTGGAGGAACTTGTCGCGGTTGATCTGGACGATGCGGTCGTTGGCTACCGGGATGACCTTGGTGTAGTCCGGGAACTCGCCGTCGATGAGTCGCATCACCACCACGGTGTTCCCCTTCTTGATGACGGCGCTGTTGTCCATGAAGCCCAGCATGATCTCGCCGTCTTCTTCCTCCACCATCTTCTTCAACTCGAAGATACCCTTCCTCGGGAAGATGACCCCCTTGGAGAGCTCGGCGGTGATGTTGCCGTTGATCTCCTTTTGAGCGACAGAGAGGCGGTGACCGTCGGTCGCCACCATCTTGAGGACGTTGGTGCCGTTCTCGTCGAACGCCTTGATGAAGATGCCGTTCAGGTTGTACTTGGTCTCGTCATAGCAGATGGCATAGGAGGTCTTCTCGATCATGTCTGCCAGGATCTCGTTCTTGAAGACCAGGAAGCTCTCCTCCTTCACCTTGGGGAAGTAGGGGAACTCCTCGGAGGAGAGGCCAACGATGTTGAAGCGGGCCTTGCCGCAGGTGATCTCGACCCAGTCGTTGTCCTTGGTGGAGAAGAGAATCTCCTCGTCCGGCATCTCCTTGACGATCTCGTAGAGTTTCTTGGCCGAGACGGTGATCTTGCCTTCGCGAATCACGGTGGTCGGGTAGGAGCTCTTCATGCCGACCTCGAGATCGGTCGCGGTGATGAAGAGCTGGTCGTTTTGTACCTCGAGCAGCGCGTTGGAGAGAATGGGCATGGTGTTGCGCTTTTCTACGATACCCTGGATTCTCTGGAGGGCTTTCATAAAAATCTCTTTGCTGATTCTGAATTCCATGTCGTCTCTCTCCGGTTCTGTTTTTATTATGTTTATCTTTAAAGATTGTAGTAGTAGATAGTGTCCTGTTGATACTGTGGACAACCCTGCTTACCCTTTGAAACTGTTCCGCTTTTGGCTCGGGAAACCTGACGGGAAAATCCGCCTGGTTATCTTGGTTTATGCACAGCTTTTTTTGACAGGGCTTTCGGCAGGCTATTTCTCCACAGTTATCCCCACTATGTGAACAGCCTTTTCTTGATCTCTTCCACAGTCGCCTTCAGGTCCGCATCGGCTGCCAATTGCTTCTCTATCTTCTTCACCGAGTGGATGATGGTCGAGTGGTCCTTGCCACCGAATTTATCGCCGATTTCCGGGTACGACGCCTTGGTCAGCTCCCGGCATATATATATGGCGATCTGGCGCGGCACTACCAGGGTCTTGATGCGCTTGTCCGACTTGAGCTCGGAGACCTTGATGCGGAAGTGGTCGGCCACCATCTTCTGGATCATCTCCACGCTGATGTCGCGGGTCTTCTCGACGATGATGTCCTTCATCACCTCGCGTGCCATGGAAAGGGTGATCTCTTTGCCGGTCAGGCTGGCGAAGGCCTCCAGGCGGATCAGCATTCCTTCCAACTCTCGGATGTTGCTGGTGGCACCCTCGGCCAGAAACAGCGCCACGTCGTCAGGGAGGTTCACCGCGTGCATGTCGGACTTCTTCTTGAGAATGGCCACCTTGGTTTCCACCCCCGGCGGCTGGATGTCCGCGATGAGGCCCCACTCGAAGCGCGATCTCAGGCGCTCTTCCAGGCCAGGGATGTCCTTCGGGAACTTGTCAGAGGTCACCACGATCTGCTTGTGGGACTCGTAGAGCGCGTTGAAGGTATGGAAGAACTCCTCCTGGGTCGCCTCTTTTCCCGCCATGAACTGT
Encoded here:
- the dnaN gene encoding DNA polymerase III subunit beta; translation: MEFRISKEIFMKALQRIQGIVEKRNTMPILSNALLEVQNDQLFITATDLEVGMKSSYPTTVIREGKITVSAKKLYEIVKEMPDEEILFSTKDNDWVEITCGKARFNIVGLSSEEFPYFPKVKEESFLVFKNEILADMIEKTSYAICYDETKYNLNGIFIKAFDENGTNVLKMVATDGHRLSVAQKEINGNITAELSKGVIFPRKGIFELKKMVEEEDGEIMLGFMDNSAVIKKGNTVVVMRLIDGEFPDYTKVIPVANDRIVQINRDKFLHSLKRMSILSSEKFKGVKIDVNPELVIISSSNPELGEAREEIEIDYDGNGISARFNAKYLIDVLSVMEQREVELKLKDELSPVIMKAADGDEFLAVIMPMRL
- the dnaA gene encoding chromosomal replication initiator protein DnaA, with product MENIWLEAQTNLKQVLTEQTYTTWIEPLKFLGATADTVVLEVPSSFFQKWVTDKYLSMIKEVLSAITSKNYHIEFHVAEQKPESSEPKAEREPKAKAKEKEKEKEQEKEKEKDKKPELVPNLNPKYTFESFVSGPSNQFAYAASQAVANKPASNYNPLFIYGGVGLGKTHLVNAIGNQILAKNPKAKICYYSSEKFMNEMINSLRYKKMDEFRNKFRKMDLLLIDDIQFMAGKEATQEEFFHTFNALYESHKQIVVTSDKFPKDIPGLEERLRSRFEWGLIADIQPPGVETKVAILKKKSDMHAVNLPDDVALFLAEGATSNIRELEGMLIRLEAFASLTGKEITLSMAREVMKDIIVEKTRDISVEMIQKMVADHFRIKVSELKSDKRIKTLVVPRQIAIYICRELTKASYPEIGDKFGGKDHSTIIHSVKKIEKQLAADADLKATVEEIKKRLFT